A single Flavobacterium sp. 1 DNA region contains:
- a CDS encoding two-component regulator propeller domain-containing protein, with product MKNRIFLFLILFVCFSAKPQAAGSFIPKYGQKKYNIGYIGIKNGLANNAVTSVYKDKRGLMWFGTYDGISRYDGYSFLSFRNEPNDANSLINNRVVSICGTQNEIWIGTKGGISVYNYLSNRFTTKHYIDAKTSKSELIDFVVNEIRDYKTDMYIGTAGKGLLYYAGKQDKIIQVPLYIKGKLQWDYHVQGMDFDKSGKLWCSVAGVGLVTMDASAKKLSVVFSDFVDGGSVLYDKFSNVWVGIDGGLLKYNDQNKTHHIYTNQEIQYPISDLMCKPDKKELWIATNGNGVVKYNYASDTFSLLSESLNEEKLNSNAISSLCLDNENRVWIGTLRGGVNKIEERKSPFTTISKNEKIKNTLPSDFILSLSEQDSEDLWIGTDGGGASLWNRKNNTFTNYSYDVKNPNSLSNNFVSAIIKDSKGTWFGTYGGGICFFNSQSHSFKKYNLFNPKYNVTQKNIWVLFRAKNNVLWVASPDEEGLYRYDETSDKFDFVDAKIRGIISMAEDKNGNLWIGNFTKLIQFNPTTMKRKEIDAKYPVRSIVSHSSTKMLVGTEGGGLMIFNPQTFEKKLLTQSNGISNNSVLNIVKDNQGAYWCSTYNGIFVYNADSGKITIYNDADGLQSNQFNYNAALKLSTGEIVFGGIKGFNIIDTKINSQIHDFPKLIITSIKVNNKVFDQSGLAAFGIEKLELPYEESMLNIEFAALEYSLPEKISYAYFLEGWDSQWHYVDNIRNANYSRITEGDYVLKIKSTNTEGVWNTKSISLPITILPPWYRSSLAYFLYFLVIAFIVYVVNKYQRQQAQLRYEVRLSQDLAKQEKELNEKKITFFTNISHEFRSPLTMIINPLKDIIYSADQQIDPGVIEMVYSNSRRLLSLVDQLLLFRKTETETGKLKVGQIDIVELCKEVFSCFVHYAKTKKIDYSFSISEEKLFVYVDREKIEMALFNLISNALKFTEKENGTVTVNLRCVDNEVIINVVDNGEGVSDADKEKIFNLFYQSNRNIKNNRKGFGIGLYLVKQFVDQHYGEVSCRDHENGGAIFKIKLLLGKEHFGDIEIREDLSGRTLFLEEALEATEIQENVSQTDEEPENIDDLVKDAKSILVVDDNAQIRNYLRQILTSKYHVTVAESAEAALAIIKKVQPDLIISDVVMGEMNGVAFCKHIKTDEELKHIPVILLTGGTSEEVKLKGAEVGADDYITKPFDNEYLLARISGILARRDSEQNYLLNSVTKKAAGLKLSDEDKKLIDKIVDIIDANLDSDNFNVNDLAEHLGMSYSLVYKKIKKITGKSVSEFTRDVRLRKVATLLITTDLQISQAASIAGFGDIKYFRKHFQQFYNLNPSEFKKKYQNVKDNKYILNESFWKSA from the coding sequence TTGAAAAATAGAATCTTTTTATTTTTAATACTTTTTGTTTGTTTTTCGGCCAAACCTCAGGCTGCAGGTTCATTTATTCCCAAATATGGACAAAAAAAATACAACATTGGATACATTGGTATTAAGAACGGGCTAGCTAATAATGCCGTTACTTCTGTTTACAAAGACAAACGGGGTTTGATGTGGTTTGGCACTTATGACGGAATAAGCAGGTACGACGGATATAGTTTTTTAAGTTTCAGAAACGAGCCTAATGATGCCAATTCGTTAATTAATAACAGGGTCGTAAGTATTTGTGGCACTCAAAATGAAATTTGGATTGGCACAAAAGGAGGAATAAGTGTTTATAATTATTTGAGTAATCGGTTTACCACGAAGCATTATATAGATGCTAAAACTTCTAAAAGTGAGCTGATAGATTTTGTTGTCAACGAAATTAGAGATTACAAAACAGATATGTACATCGGCACAGCAGGCAAGGGGTTGCTTTATTATGCAGGAAAACAAGATAAAATCATACAGGTTCCGCTTTATATAAAAGGAAAATTACAGTGGGATTACCATGTTCAGGGAATGGATTTTGATAAATCCGGTAAATTATGGTGTTCTGTTGCTGGAGTTGGCCTTGTGACTATGGATGCATCAGCAAAAAAACTTTCTGTAGTGTTTTCTGACTTTGTGGACGGAGGCAGTGTTTTATATGATAAATTTTCAAATGTTTGGGTAGGAATTGATGGAGGTTTGTTGAAATACAATGACCAAAATAAAACGCATCATATTTATACTAATCAGGAAATTCAATATCCTATTTCTGATTTGATGTGTAAACCCGATAAGAAGGAACTTTGGATTGCTACAAATGGTAATGGAGTAGTTAAATATAATTATGCTTCGGATACTTTTTCCTTATTAAGTGAAAGCTTGAATGAAGAAAAACTCAATAGTAATGCAATTTCATCATTATGTTTAGATAATGAAAATCGAGTTTGGATTGGAACGTTAAGAGGTGGTGTCAATAAAATTGAAGAAAGGAAAAGCCCTTTCACAACTATTTCTAAAAATGAAAAAATAAAAAATACTTTGCCAAGCGATTTTATTCTTTCGTTATCTGAGCAGGACAGTGAGGATCTTTGGATAGGAACAGACGGAGGGGGTGCAAGTTTATGGAACAGAAAGAATAATACATTTACCAATTATTCTTATGATGTAAAAAATCCAAATTCGCTGTCTAATAATTTTGTATCAGCAATTATAAAAGACAGTAAAGGAACTTGGTTTGGAACCTATGGAGGAGGGATTTGCTTTTTTAACTCTCAATCCCATAGTTTTAAAAAATACAATCTTTTTAACCCCAAATATAACGTTACACAAAAGAATATCTGGGTATTATTTCGTGCAAAAAACAATGTTTTATGGGTGGCTTCTCCAGATGAAGAAGGGCTGTACCGCTATGATGAAACAAGTGATAAATTCGATTTTGTGGATGCAAAAATCAGAGGAATCATTTCGATGGCAGAAGACAAGAATGGAAATCTTTGGATAGGAAATTTTACAAAACTGATTCAATTCAATCCGACAACAATGAAACGGAAAGAGATTGATGCAAAATATCCTGTGAGGTCTATTGTTTCTCATTCGAGTACAAAAATGCTCGTGGGTACAGAAGGAGGAGGTTTAATGATTTTTAACCCCCAAACTTTTGAAAAAAAATTACTGACCCAAAGCAATGGCATTTCAAATAACTCAGTTTTAAATATTGTTAAAGATAATCAGGGAGCTTACTGGTGCAGTACCTATAACGGAATATTTGTATATAATGCCGACAGCGGAAAAATCACAATTTATAATGATGCTGACGGACTTCAAAGCAATCAGTTTAATTACAATGCAGCGCTGAAACTCTCTACTGGAGAAATAGTTTTTGGAGGAATTAAAGGCTTTAATATTATTGATACAAAAATAAACAGCCAAATTCATGACTTTCCAAAGCTGATCATCACTTCCATAAAAGTAAATAACAAAGTTTTTGACCAATCGGGTTTAGCCGCTTTTGGAATTGAGAAACTAGAATTGCCTTATGAGGAATCGATGCTGAATATCGAATTTGCTGCTTTAGAATACAGTTTGCCTGAAAAAATATCCTATGCTTATTTTTTAGAGGGATGGGATTCGCAATGGCATTATGTTGATAATATTAGAAATGCAAATTATTCCAGAATAACAGAAGGAGATTATGTATTGAAAATTAAATCTACAAATACTGAGGGAGTTTGGAATACAAAATCTATTTCATTGCCAATAACTATATTACCGCCATGGTACAGAAGCAGTTTAGCCTATTTTTTATATTTTCTGGTTATTGCATTTATTGTTTATGTAGTTAACAAATACCAGCGTCAGCAGGCACAGCTTAGGTATGAGGTAAGACTTTCTCAGGATTTGGCTAAACAGGAGAAGGAATTGAATGAGAAAAAAATAACCTTTTTTACTAATATTTCTCATGAGTTCAGATCGCCTTTAACGATGATTATCAATCCTTTAAAAGATATAATCTATAGTGCTGATCAGCAAATAGATCCGGGAGTCATAGAAATGGTATATAGTAATTCGAGAAGATTACTGAGTTTAGTAGATCAGCTGCTTCTTTTTAGAAAAACAGAAACAGAAACTGGAAAACTTAAAGTTGGACAGATTGATATTGTAGAACTATGCAAAGAGGTGTTTAGCTGTTTTGTGCATTATGCCAAAACAAAAAAAATAGATTACAGTTTTAGTATTTCCGAAGAAAAATTATTTGTTTATGTTGATCGGGAAAAAATAGAAATGGCTTTGTTTAATCTGATTTCGAATGCTTTAAAGTTTACGGAAAAAGAAAATGGAACAGTTACTGTTAACCTTCGTTGCGTGGATAATGAAGTTATTATAAATGTGGTTGATAATGGAGAAGGAGTTTCGGATGCTGATAAAGAGAAAATATTTAATTTATTCTATCAGTCAAACCGAAACATCAAAAACAACCGAAAAGGATTTGGTATTGGTCTTTATCTGGTAAAACAGTTTGTTGATCAGCATTATGGCGAAGTGAGCTGTCGCGATCATGAAAATGGAGGAGCAATTTTTAAAATTAAATTACTTCTGGGAAAAGAACATTTTGGCGATATAGAAATTCGGGAAGATTTAAGTGGGAGAACCTTGTTTTTAGAAGAAGCTTTGGAAGCAACGGAGATACAGGAAAATGTATCACAAACAGATGAAGAACCTGAAAATATTGACGATTTAGTAAAGGATGCAAAAAGTATTTTGGTTGTTGATGATAATGCTCAAATACGAAATTATTTAAGACAGATACTAACTTCAAAATATCATGTTACTGTGGCTGAAAGTGCAGAAGCAGCTTTAGCCATAATAAAAAAAGTGCAGCCCGATTTAATCATTTCTGACGTGGTTATGGGAGAAATGAATGGAGTGGCTTTTTGCAAACACATAAAAACTGATGAAGAGTTAAAGCATATTCCGGTAATATTGCTCACAGGAGGAACTTCAGAAGAGGTAAAACTTAAAGGCGCCGAAGTAGGTGCTGATGATTACATTACAAAACCATTTGATAATGAATATTTATTAGCCCGAATCAGCGGAATATTAGCAAGAAGAGACAGTGAACAGAATTACCTGCTTAATTCTGTTACAAAAAAAGCGGCAGGTCTAAAGTTATCCGACGAGGATAAAAAACTGATTGACAAAATAGTTGATATAATTGATGCCAATTTAGATTCCGATAATTTTAATGTAAATGATCTGGCCGAACACTTAGGGATGAGTTATTCATTGGTTTATAAAAAAATTAAAAAAATTACAGGTAAATCGGTTTCTGAATTTACCCGCGATGTGCGTTTACGAAAAGTGGCAACATTATTAATTACTACCGACTTGCAGATAAGCCAAGCTGCTTCAATTGCCGGTTTTGGCGATATTAAATATTTCAGGAAACATTTTCAGCAGTTTTATAATTTAAATCCCTCTGAGTTTAAGAAGAAGTATCAAAACGTTAAGGATAATAAATATATATTGAATGAGAGTTTTTGGAAATCTGCCTGA
- a CDS encoding glycoside hydrolase family 2 TIM barrel-domain containing protein encodes MKKIVLALALFLSLQNSFAQSNEWENPQILDRGKEAGRSSFLLFGNEAELKDNNPQKSELYQSLNGSWKFNIVKNPSQRPVEFFAVNLDDTSWKNIQVPSNWELQGYDIPIYTNITYPFPKNPPFINGDYNPVGTYRRTFAVADSWKDKEIILHFASISGYARVFLNGKEGGMTKASKTPAEFNITSLLQKGNNLIAVQVFRWHDGSYLEDQDFWRLSGIERDVYLQAMPKIAVWDYFVKSELDGQYRNGIFNLDVTLKYFENNKIKNPAVKVELFDNEGKTVYSESKKVSPKEQKISFAKTIENVKQWNNETPNLYRYTITLLDNKGKTLEIISKKTGFRKVEIKDARLLVNGKAVMVKGVNIHEHDDENGHVPNEKLTLKDLQLMKEHNINAIRMSHYPHDTHIYDLCDEYGFYVVDEANIESHAMGAEWQNRFDKTKHPAYLPEWAPAHLDRIHRMFAIDKNHPSIIIWSLGNECGNGPVFYNAYDWLKKEDITRPVQFEQAGENRNTDIVAPMYPGIKSMKDYANSDKIRPYIMCEYAHAMGNSSGNFQEYWDIINSSKRMQGGFIWDWVDQGIKTKNDKGEVFWAYGGDLGGADLQNDENGCADGLIFSNRTPKPALEEVKKVYQNIQFQLNNESDLLVTNHFDFTNLSNYIFKWELIKNGLKAKSGEFSLDLNPEESKKTVLDLGQLDENSEYYLNVFAVSKYDAPLVAKGFEFARAQFAIGKGNYFANNTVVKSASKLKYSVKNNVISFETESIAGEFDLQKGEILKYNLKNGTTFFANFPTPYFWRAPTDNDFGNEMPKKLAIWKEASKNATVVSVNLDKNTTEGLLIKVAYKLAEADVPFTVDYLIQNNGSIKVTAAIDLIGKDLPELPRFGMRAKLNGAFENLNYYGRGPWENYSDRNSASFIGEYSDKVMNQYARNYIRPQESGYKTDVRWLTLKNANGQGLKIEGQQPIGFSALNISTEDLDPGKNKAQRHPSDLNLNSKEAVYLHIDYKQRGLGGDDSWGRPPHDPYRLLDKKYSYSYIISLVN; translated from the coding sequence ATGAAAAAAATTGTATTAGCGCTTGCTTTGTTTTTAAGTCTGCAAAATAGTTTTGCCCAAAGTAATGAATGGGAAAATCCTCAAATTTTAGACAGAGGAAAAGAAGCGGGCAGAAGCTCTTTTCTTTTATTTGGTAATGAAGCTGAGCTGAAAGATAATAATCCTCAAAAATCAGAATTATATCAGAGTTTGAACGGAAGCTGGAAATTCAATATTGTTAAAAATCCATCTCAAAGACCAGTAGAATTTTTTGCTGTGAATTTGGATGACACCAGCTGGAAAAACATTCAAGTGCCTTCTAACTGGGAATTGCAGGGTTATGACATTCCAATTTATACTAATATTACGTATCCATTTCCTAAAAATCCTCCTTTCATAAATGGCGATTATAACCCTGTTGGAACTTACAGACGCACTTTTGCAGTAGCAGATTCATGGAAAGACAAAGAAATTATACTTCATTTTGCTTCTATTTCAGGTTATGCCAGAGTATTCCTGAACGGAAAAGAAGGGGGGATGACAAAGGCATCTAAAACGCCAGCCGAATTTAATATTACTTCTTTATTGCAAAAAGGAAATAACCTAATTGCTGTGCAGGTATTTCGATGGCATGACGGAAGTTACTTGGAAGATCAGGATTTTTGGAGATTAAGCGGTATCGAGCGAGATGTTTATCTGCAGGCAATGCCTAAAATTGCAGTTTGGGATTATTTTGTAAAGAGCGAATTAGACGGTCAATATAGAAATGGGATTTTTAATCTGGATGTTACTTTAAAATATTTCGAAAACAATAAAATTAAAAATCCGGCTGTCAAAGTTGAATTGTTTGACAATGAAGGAAAAACAGTTTATTCTGAAAGTAAAAAAGTAAGTCCTAAAGAGCAAAAAATCAGCTTTGCCAAAACAATTGAAAATGTAAAACAATGGAATAACGAAACGCCAAATTTATACCGTTATACCATTACATTACTGGATAATAAAGGAAAAACACTGGAAATTATTTCTAAAAAAACAGGTTTTAGAAAAGTAGAAATCAAAGATGCCCGATTGTTAGTAAATGGCAAGGCTGTGATGGTTAAAGGAGTTAATATTCATGAGCATGATGATGAAAATGGGCATGTTCCAAATGAAAAACTAACACTGAAAGATCTTCAGTTAATGAAAGAACATAATATTAACGCTATTAGAATGAGTCATTATCCCCATGATACTCATATTTATGATTTATGTGATGAGTATGGTTTTTATGTAGTGGATGAAGCTAATATTGAAAGCCACGCAATGGGCGCAGAGTGGCAAAACAGGTTTGATAAAACAAAACATCCGGCTTATTTACCAGAATGGGCGCCGGCTCATCTGGATCGTATCCATAGAATGTTTGCTATTGATAAAAATCATCCGTCAATTATCATCTGGTCTTTGGGAAATGAGTGCGGAAACGGTCCTGTTTTTTATAATGCCTACGATTGGTTGAAAAAAGAAGATATTACTCGTCCAGTTCAGTTTGAGCAGGCAGGAGAGAATAGAAATACCGATATCGTTGCGCCTATGTATCCCGGAATCAAAAGCATGAAGGATTACGCTAATTCTGATAAAATTCGTCCCTACATAATGTGCGAGTATGCACATGCTATGGGAAACAGCAGTGGGAATTTTCAGGAATACTGGGATATTATCAACAGCAGTAAACGTATGCAGGGCGGGTTTATCTGGGACTGGGTAGATCAGGGAATTAAAACTAAAAATGACAAAGGGGAAGTTTTTTGGGCTTACGGAGGTGATTTAGGCGGTGCTGATTTGCAAAATGACGAAAATGGCTGTGCTGACGGACTTATATTTTCGAACAGAACTCCAAAACCAGCTTTAGAGGAAGTGAAAAAAGTATACCAAAACATTCAATTTCAGCTGAATAATGAATCTGATTTACTGGTGACCAATCATTTTGATTTTACCAATCTTTCGAATTATATTTTTAAATGGGAATTGATTAAAAACGGATTAAAAGCCAAGTCTGGTGAATTTAGTTTAGACTTGAATCCGGAAGAAAGTAAAAAAACTGTTTTAGATTTGGGACAGCTTGATGAAAATTCAGAATATTATTTAAATGTTTTTGCAGTTTCAAAATATGATGCTCCTTTGGTTGCGAAGGGATTTGAATTTGCCAGAGCACAATTTGCAATAGGAAAAGGAAATTATTTTGCAAATAATACTGTGGTAAAAAGTGCTTCCAAATTAAAGTATTCCGTTAAAAATAATGTAATTTCTTTTGAAACAGAAAGCATTGCAGGAGAATTTGATCTGCAAAAAGGAGAAATATTGAAATATAATTTGAAAAATGGAACTACTTTTTTTGCCAATTTTCCAACACCCTATTTTTGGCGTGCGCCAACGGATAATGATTTTGGAAACGAGATGCCAAAAAAATTAGCAATTTGGAAAGAAGCATCAAAAAATGCAACTGTTGTAAGTGTTAATTTAGATAAAAATACTACTGAAGGGTTACTTATAAAAGTGGCTTATAAGTTAGCAGAAGCTGATGTTCCTTTCACCGTAGACTATTTGATTCAGAATAATGGTTCCATAAAAGTTACTGCAGCTATTGATTTAATTGGAAAAGATTTACCTGAACTGCCTCGTTTCGGAATGCGCGCAAAATTAAACGGTGCGTTTGAAAATTTAAATTATTACGGAAGAGGACCTTGGGAAAATTATTCGGATAGAAATTCGGCTTCATTTATTGGAGAATATTCAGATAAAGTAATGAATCAGTACGCTAGAAATTATATCCGCCCTCAGGAATCGGGTTATAAAACAGATGTACGCTGGCTGACTTTAAAAAATGCAAATGGGCAAGGTTTAAAAATTGAAGGACAGCAGCCGATTGGTTTTAGTGCATTGAACATTTCGACAGAAGATTTGGATCCGGGAAAAAATAAAGCACAGCGTCATCCTTCAGATTTAAATTTAAATTCGAAAGAAGCGGTTTATCTGCATATAGATTACAAACAAAGAGGCCTTGGCGGAGATGACAGCTGGGGAAGACCTCCTCATGATCCTTACCGGTTATTGGACAAGAAGTATTCTTATTCTTATATAATTTCTTTAGTTAATTAG
- a CDS encoding DUF4861 family protein, translating to MNTVAPKENFLIMKYIKHFFNFTFIILPLTILAQGKVTFSIQNSSTLERKATVVSIPWEQVISSFPQIDTVNFVVINSVTKKQIPFQLEHHGLAAIQNLLIQLDVKAKSAVSVFIQKGKPEVFTPKTYARYVPERKDDFAWENDQIAFRAYGKALENTNENAYGLDVWVKRTDRLILNERYKRNEYHIDHGDGMDYYHVGFTLGAGNMAPYVNDTIRYSANYHQWKILDNGPLRSAFQLTYDTWDAGGIKVKAVKTISLDAGSQLNKIENVYTFDSDKPLPVVVGIIKRPENGVISLNEQQGIMSYWEPVHGADGTTGVGSILTTPVSNMFVNGTQLLAKTTVQNNIPIVYYTGAAWDKAGKITDAKQWENYLNNFYQQIKEPLIIKAD from the coding sequence ATGAACACTGTTGCCCCAAAAGAAAATTTTTTAATCATGAAATATATAAAACACTTTTTCAATTTTACATTTATTATTCTTCCTTTGACAATTTTGGCACAAGGCAAAGTGACTTTTTCTATCCAAAACAGCTCTACTTTAGAACGAAAAGCAACAGTAGTATCTATACCATGGGAACAAGTAATCTCCAGCTTTCCGCAAATTGATACCGTAAATTTTGTGGTAATTAATTCTGTTACCAAAAAACAGATCCCTTTTCAGTTAGAACACCATGGACTGGCTGCAATTCAAAATTTACTGATACAGCTCGATGTTAAAGCAAAATCAGCTGTTTCGGTTTTTATACAAAAAGGAAAACCGGAAGTTTTTACTCCGAAAACCTACGCCCGTTATGTACCCGAACGCAAAGACGATTTTGCATGGGAAAATGACCAAATCGCTTTTCGTGCCTACGGGAAAGCATTAGAAAATACAAACGAAAATGCCTATGGTTTGGACGTTTGGGTTAAAAGAACCGACAGACTCATCCTCAACGAAAGATATAAGCGAAATGAATACCATATCGACCATGGCGACGGGATGGATTATTATCACGTGGGTTTTACACTGGGAGCTGGAAATATGGCACCTTATGTAAATGATACCATTCGCTATTCGGCAAATTACCATCAGTGGAAAATATTAGATAACGGGCCTTTGCGCTCTGCATTTCAATTAACCTACGACACTTGGGACGCAGGCGGTATAAAAGTAAAAGCTGTAAAAACCATTTCTCTGGATGCCGGTTCTCAGCTTAATAAAATAGAAAATGTCTATACTTTTGACAGCGATAAACCCTTGCCTGTAGTAGTTGGAATTATAAAAAGACCCGAAAACGGTGTTATTTCATTAAACGAACAACAAGGCATTATGAGTTATTGGGAACCTGTTCATGGCGCAGACGGCACAACAGGTGTTGGATCAATATTAACTACTCCAGTAAGCAATATGTTTGTGAACGGCACACAGCTTTTAGCAAAGACAACCGTTCAAAATAACATTCCAATCGTTTATTATACAGGAGCCGCCTGGGATAAAGCCGGAAAAATTACCGATGCTAAACAATGGGAGAACTATTTAAATAACTTTTATCAGCAAATAAAAGAACCTTTAATCATAAAGGCTGATTAG
- the udk gene encoding uridine kinase produces MLIIGIAGGTGSGKTTVVHQIMNELPEAEVGIIAQDSYYKQTHDLSYEDRSHINFDHPRAIDFELLVAHLKELKAGNTINQPVYSFVQHNRTDDIVVTHPRKVMIVEGILILTNPELRNLFDIKIFVHTDSDERLIRRMKRDIAERGRDMNEVLNRYQSTLKPMHEQFIEPTKAFADIIIPNDKFNTVAIDVVRAVINQRIL; encoded by the coding sequence ATGCTCATCATAGGAATCGCAGGAGGAACAGGGTCTGGAAAGACAACAGTAGTACATCAAATCATGAATGAACTGCCCGAAGCCGAAGTTGGAATTATTGCTCAGGACTCTTACTACAAACAAACGCACGATCTGAGTTACGAAGACCGTTCCCACATCAATTTTGATCATCCGAGAGCTATTGATTTTGAACTGCTGGTTGCGCATCTCAAAGAATTAAAGGCAGGAAACACCATCAACCAGCCAGTATATTCGTTTGTACAGCACAACAGAACCGATGATATCGTTGTTACGCATCCGCGAAAAGTAATGATTGTGGAAGGCATATTAATTCTGACCAATCCCGAATTAAGAAACCTTTTTGACATAAAAATATTTGTTCACACAGACTCTGACGAACGCTTAATCCGTCGTATGAAAAGAGACATTGCAGAACGTGGAAGGGATATGAATGAAGTTCTGAACCGCTATCAAAGCACCCTAAAACCTATGCATGAACAATTCATAGAACCTACAAAAGCATTTGCCGATATTATTATTCCAAATGATAAATTTAACACTGTAGCAATCGATGTGGTTCGTGCTGTAATTAATCAGCGTATTTTATAA
- a CDS encoding septum formation initiator family protein — protein sequence MKNPFKNSYWFKILSNKYVWVSLSFLVWMVFLDNYSYFEHRFLDKQIDELEDNATYYQEEIRKDEENIKQLKNPLQIEKYAREKYYMKKDSEDIYIIQFDGDTVNKK from the coding sequence ATGAAGAACCCTTTTAAAAACAGCTATTGGTTTAAAATTTTGAGTAACAAGTACGTTTGGGTCTCATTATCATTTTTAGTCTGGATGGTTTTTCTGGATAATTACTCCTATTTTGAACATCGTTTTTTAGACAAGCAAATTGACGAACTGGAGGATAATGCTACTTATTATCAAGAAGAAATCAGGAAAGATGAAGAAAACATCAAACAGCTAAAAAATCCTTTGCAAATAGAAAAATATGCTCGTGAAAAATACTATATGAAAAAAGATAGTGAAGATATTTATATCATCCAGTTTGACGGTGATACAGTGAATAAAAAATAA
- a CDS encoding methylmalonyl-CoA mutase subunit beta: MAKNLFDDFSPVSAKLWKQKIQFELKGADYNETLIWNSPEDIKVKPFYDKEDSTKKYAVSSKASQFRICQNIFVFDLDKSIEKALDAINRGAESLRFTIPEENINVTKLLEKLPLEEIAVYFHFQFISIDFVKKIDAIAKEKSATIYCLLDPIGRLAKDGNWYSTQEKNNFETLNILTKEAPSLSLISINSGLYQNAGANMVQQIAYSLAHANEYFNRINAISKPIVFQISVGTNYFFEIAKLRAFRILFKKIAHEYDHNLDCQILVTPSKRNKTIYDYNVNMLRTTTECMSAILGGADAIANLPYDALYHKDNEFGDRIARNQLLILKNESYFDKVDNPADGSYYIESLTSQLAEKALLLFKDIEAKGGFLKQLNDGIIKRKIQESADAEQVLFDSGKETLLGTNKYPNKNDKMKQDLELFPFVKIKPRKTLITPIIEKRLAEKLEQERLANE; this comes from the coding sequence ATGGCCAAGAATTTATTCGATGATTTCAGCCCGGTTTCTGCAAAACTTTGGAAACAAAAAATTCAATTTGAACTCAAAGGAGCCGATTATAATGAAACCTTAATCTGGAATTCTCCTGAAGACATCAAAGTGAAGCCATTTTATGACAAAGAAGATTCTACTAAAAAATATGCCGTTTCTTCAAAAGCTTCACAATTTAGAATTTGCCAGAATATATTTGTTTTTGATCTTGATAAATCCATTGAAAAAGCCCTAGATGCCATTAATCGTGGAGCCGAAAGCCTCCGTTTTACCATTCCAGAAGAAAACATAAACGTTACAAAATTATTAGAAAAACTTCCTTTAGAAGAAATCGCCGTTTATTTTCATTTTCAATTCATTTCAATCGATTTCGTTAAAAAAATTGATGCGATTGCAAAAGAAAAAAGCGCAACTATCTATTGTCTTTTAGATCCAATAGGACGATTGGCCAAAGACGGAAATTGGTATTCTACACAAGAAAAAAACAATTTTGAAACACTGAATATACTTACCAAAGAAGCTCCTTCGCTTTCACTCATCAGTATTAACAGCGGTTTGTATCAAAATGCAGGAGCAAATATGGTCCAGCAAATCGCATACAGCCTTGCTCACGCTAATGAATATTTCAATCGAATAAATGCAATTAGCAAGCCTATTGTTTTTCAAATTTCAGTGGGAACCAATTATTTCTTTGAAATTGCAAAACTCCGAGCTTTTCGAATACTTTTTAAAAAAATAGCTCATGAATATGATCACAATTTAGATTGCCAAATACTTGTTACCCCATCCAAACGCAACAAAACCATATACGATTATAATGTCAATATGCTTCGCACAACTACCGAATGCATGAGTGCAATTCTTGGCGGTGCCGATGCTATTGCAAATTTGCCTTATGATGCATTATACCACAAAGACAATGAATTTGGCGACCGAATTGCCAGAAATCAATTATTGATTCTAAAAAATGAAAGTTATTTTGACAAAGTGGATAATCCGGCAGATGGCAGTTATTATATTGAAAGCTTAACCAGTCAATTGGCAGAAAAAGCGCTGTTATTATTTAAAGATATTGAAGCCAAAGGCGGATTCCTAAAACAGCTGAATGATGGCATTATCAAAAGAAAAATCCAAGAAAGTGCTGATGCTGAACAAGTACTTTTCGATTCTGGAAAAGAAACGCTTTTAGGAACCAACAAATACCCTAACAAAAATGACAAAATGAAACAGGATTTAGAATTGTTTCCTTTTGTAAAAATAAAACCCCGAAAAACATTGATTACGCCAATTATTGAAAAACGCCTGGCAGAAAAATTGGAACAGGAGCGTCTAGCAAATGAATAA